One genomic window of Salmo salar chromosome ssa12, Ssal_v3.1, whole genome shotgun sequence includes the following:
- the camk2n1a gene encoding calcium/calmodulin-dependent protein kinase II inhibitor 2-like, whose protein sequence is MSEVLQDKMSHYGNEDDEGHLSFTCRLQDTNNFFSGSQGGKRPPKLGQIGRSKRVVEDENGVDEALKNGTEKTQTEA, encoded by the exons ATGTCGGAAGTACTACAAGACAAAATGAGTCATTATGGAAATGAGGATGACGAGGGACACCTTTCCTTCACCTGTCGTCTCCAAGACACCAACAACTTCTTCAGCGGCTCGCAGGGGGGAAAACGCCCGCCCAAACTTGGACAGATAGGCAGAAGCAAACGAG TTGTCGAGGACGAGAACGGTGTTGACGAGGCGCTAAAAAACGGGACAGAGAAAACACAGACAGAGGCTTAA